The nucleotide sequence GTTCCTAAAGCTTCTATTAAAATATTTGATGCTTTCAATGATGGAAAAATAACAGAAACTCGCTTAGCATATTCTGTAAAAAAGATTCTTTCAGCCAAATATCAGGCAGGACTTGCACACTATACTGCGGTAGATACTACTAACCTAATTAACGATCTAAATACTTTAGATGATAAGGCTCTTTACGAAGAGCTTATAGAAAATGCTATCACCATCGTTAAAAATGATTCAGGAATTCTCCCTATTAAAGATCTAGAGACTAAAAAGATAGCTTACGTTAATTTTGGAGATTCAGAAAGTACTCCATTTCTGCATCAACTTTCACGATACACTAAGGTAGATTGGGTTAAGGCAGAAAATTTAGACGAATTACAAGAGAAATTAAAAGCGTATAATTTAGTGATCATTGGTTTCCATAAATCTGATGCGTCGCCTTGGGCACGCTACAAATTTAGTAGTGAAGAGGAGCGGTATATAGATGAAATAGCTAGAAGTAATCATACAATACTAGATGTTTTTGCCAGACCTTATGCTTTAACAGACCTTAGATCTACTAGCAATCTTGAAGGTATTGTTATGAGCTATCAAAATAGTGAAGCTTCACAACAAAAATCTGCTCAGATTATCTTTGGGGCGTTAGAAGCTAAAGGGAAGTTACCGGTAAGCTTAGGGGATAATTTTCCTGTAGGAACAGGGTATCAAACCAAGAGTTTAGAAAGATTGGCTTACGGCATGCCACAATCTGTAGGTATGAATTATGAGAAACTTCAGAAAATAGACTCTCTTATAACATTGGCTTTAGATAGTAAAATGACTCCAGGGTTACAGGTAATAGTTGCTAGGAAAGGAAAGGTTATTTATGAAAGGAATGCTGGTTATCACACTTACGATAAGACATTTCCAGTTACTGATACCTCTGTTTACGATCTTGCATCTTTAACCAAGATTCTCGCTTCGCTGCCTCTAATCATGCAATTAGAAGAGCAAAAAGTTATTAGCTTCGATTCTAAACTTGGAGATCTTATTCCATTTTTTAAAGGATCTAATAAAGCAAAGATCAGATTACAGGATATGCTTATGCATTACGCAAAATTAAAAGCCTGGTTGCCTTTTTACGTAGGAACTTTAGATAGCAAAACAAAAAGGCTCTCTACTTCATTTTATCGTGATGAAAAGAGAGAAGGATTTGGACTTAGAGTGGCAGAGAATATGTTTATTAGAGATAATATTAGAGATACCATTCTAGCAGAAATTAGAGATAGTAAACTAGAGCCTAAGCTGGGATACAAGTATAGTGATCTCCCTTTTTATTTAATGAAGTATTATTTGGAAGGTCATTTTAAATCTTCTTTAGCTTATATAACTCAAGAAAATATATATCAACCGTTGGGCGCAAATTTTACAACTTACTTGCCTTTAGATAAATTTAATCCAGATCAAATTGTACCTACAGAGTATGATAATCTATGGAGAAAACAACTGGTTCATGGCTATGTTCATGATCAGGGCGCTGCAATGCAGGGAGGTATTGGTGGACATGCAGGATTATTTAGTACCGCTAATGATGTTGCTAAGATTATGCAAATGTATTTGAATCATGGTTTCTATGGAGGCAAGAGATATATAGGAGCCGAAACCATAGAAAAATTTAATACCTGCTATTATTGCGATAAAAATGTAAGGCGAGGTGTAGGTTTCGACAAACCACAACTTGGAAAGTCCGGCCCTACATGTGGTTGTGCTTCGGTTTCTAGTTTTGGTCACAGCGGTTTCACCGGAACTTTTGCCTGGGTAGATCCAGAGACAGAGATCTTATATGTGTTTTTATCTAATAGGGTAAATCCTGATGTTAATAATCGTAAATTGATAAGAGAAGATATTAGGTCTAAGATCCAGGAAGTTATTTATGAATCTATTGAGAATTAATTTATGAAAATAGGGATTGTTTGCTATCCTACCTTTGGTGGTAGTGGGGTTGTTGCCACAGAACTTGGAATGGCATTGTCTAAAAGAGGGCATTCTATTCATTTTATAACCTACAAACAACCTGTTAGATTAGAACAGCTTAATAGGAATATACATTTTCACGAAGTAACTGTTCCAGAGTATCCTTTATTTCATTTCCAACCTTACGAACTTGCGCTTAGTAGTAAATTAGTGAATATGGTAAAACTTCATGAAATTGATGTTTTACATGTACATTATGCCATCCCACATGCTTACGCAGGATATATGGCTAAAAAGATGTTGGAAGAAGAAGGAATTTCACTTCCAATGGTTACTACTTTGCATGGTACAGATATTACTTTGGTAGGAAATCATCCTTTTTATAAACCTGCGGTTACATTTAGTATAAATCATAGTGATGTAGTAACCTCCGTTTCTGAAAGTCTTAAGAAGGATACTTTAAATCTTTTCAAGATCACCAAGGATATCGATGTGGTTCCAAATTTTATTGATACTTCTAAATTTCGAAAAGGCTTTACAGATTGTCAACGTCATTTAATGGCAGATGAAGACGAGCGAATAATTTCTCATGTTAGTAATTTTAGAGCTGTAAAAAGAATAGGAGATGTAATTCGAATTTTTGATGTTATTCAAAAAAGTGTAAAATCTAAACTGATCATGGTGGGTGCCGGTCCTGAAAAGGAAATGGCAGAAGCTTTAGTTGCCGAATTAGGACTTCAGGAGAAGGTAGTATTCCTTGGAGAAAGTAATGAGATAGATAAGATTTTATGCTTCTCAGACCTGTTTCTATTACCTTCAGAAAAAGAGAGCTTTGGATTGGCTGCTTTAGAGGCTATGGTAAACGGTGTTCCTGTAATTTCCACCAATAGTGGTGGAATCCCAGAAGTAAATATTCACGGAGTTTCTGGATACCTTGCAGAAATTGGTGATGTACAGGCTATGGGAGATTTTGGGGTAAAGATTCTTGAAGATAATGATACCCTTAAAAGATTTAAAGAAAATGCTCTAGAACAAGCAAAAACTTTTGATATTGATATTGTTGTGCCGCAATATGAAGCACTATATGAAAAGGCATTGGCAGAAATAAAAAAAGCGTAAAATTTAATTTACGCTTTTAATTTATTTTGTTGTTTTTTAGAATTGGTATCTAACTCCAACCGCG is from Gillisia sp. Hel1_33_143 and encodes:
- a CDS encoding glycoside hydrolase family 3 N-terminal domain-containing protein; its protein translation is MKPLQTSLILILLFTFSISIFAQQDPLLTKDVLQQKAWVDSVYNKMNLQERIGQLFMVDVFSNQSRKETEKIKDLIREHHIGGVLFSKGGPLQQAKLNNEFQELANVPLLIGMDAEWGLAMRLDSTFALPWNMTLGAVKDLKLIEKAGAAISRHTKRLGVHINFAPDVDVNTNPKNPIIGNRSFGEDREEVSKRAIAFMNGMQSMGALTCAKHFPGHGDTQKDSHKTLPTISFSKERIDSIELYPFRKIIDKGVNSIMIAHLDVPALDPEKDVPSSLSKPIVTELLQNKMNFKGLIFTDALNMKGASNFKNPGEIDLAAFMAGNDVLTMSEDVPKASIKIFDAFNDGKITETRLAYSVKKILSAKYQAGLAHYTAVDTTNLINDLNTLDDKALYEELIENAITIVKNDSGILPIKDLETKKIAYVNFGDSESTPFLHQLSRYTKVDWVKAENLDELQEKLKAYNLVIIGFHKSDASPWARYKFSSEEERYIDEIARSNHTILDVFARPYALTDLRSTSNLEGIVMSYQNSEASQQKSAQIIFGALEAKGKLPVSLGDNFPVGTGYQTKSLERLAYGMPQSVGMNYEKLQKIDSLITLALDSKMTPGLQVIVARKGKVIYERNAGYHTYDKTFPVTDTSVYDLASLTKILASLPLIMQLEEQKVISFDSKLGDLIPFFKGSNKAKIRLQDMLMHYAKLKAWLPFYVGTLDSKTKRLSTSFYRDEKREGFGLRVAENMFIRDNIRDTILAEIRDSKLEPKLGYKYSDLPFYLMKYYLEGHFKSSLAYITQENIYQPLGANFTTYLPLDKFNPDQIVPTEYDNLWRKQLVHGYVHDQGAAMQGGIGGHAGLFSTANDVAKIMQMYLNHGFYGGKRYIGAETIEKFNTCYYCDKNVRRGVGFDKPQLGKSGPTCGCASVSSFGHSGFTGTFAWVDPETEILYVFLSNRVNPDVNNRKLIREDIRSKIQEVIYESIEN
- the bshA gene encoding N-acetyl-alpha-D-glucosaminyl L-malate synthase BshA, whose product is MKIGIVCYPTFGGSGVVATELGMALSKRGHSIHFITYKQPVRLEQLNRNIHFHEVTVPEYPLFHFQPYELALSSKLVNMVKLHEIDVLHVHYAIPHAYAGYMAKKMLEEEGISLPMVTTLHGTDITLVGNHPFYKPAVTFSINHSDVVTSVSESLKKDTLNLFKITKDIDVVPNFIDTSKFRKGFTDCQRHLMADEDERIISHVSNFRAVKRIGDVIRIFDVIQKSVKSKLIMVGAGPEKEMAEALVAELGLQEKVVFLGESNEIDKILCFSDLFLLPSEKESFGLAALEAMVNGVPVISTNSGGIPEVNIHGVSGYLAEIGDVQAMGDFGVKILEDNDTLKRFKENALEQAKTFDIDIVVPQYEALYEKALAEIKKA